The window CCGCGCTCGACCCGACGGTACTCGCGGGCACCGCGAGCTACGGCGCTCTCCTCGCCGAACCGGGCCGGGTGACGTGTACCGGGGTCGGCGAGGTCGTCGTCGGCTCGCTCGCCGGCGGCCCGGATCCCCTCGCCGAGCGCGTGGGCGCCGCGTTCGACGAGGCCGGGATCGAGACGACGGTCGCCGCCGACATGCCCCGGCGCCGGTACGAGAAGCTCGCGGTCAACGCGGGGATCAACGGCCCGTCGGCGCTCGCCCGCCTCTCGAACGGCGCGACGCTCGACGGGCCGGGCGGCGAGGTGGCGCGCGAGGCGGCCCGGGAGGTGGCTCGCGTCGCGCGCGCCGACGGCGTCGATCTCGGCGACGACGAGGCGGTCGCGGCTGTCGAGCGCGTCGCCGCCGACACAGCCGACAACCGCTCGTCGATGCACGAGGACGTCGCCGCCGGGCGGCGGACCGAGGTCGACGCGATCTACGGCGCCGTCGCCGACCGCGCCGACCGCTTCGGGGCCGCGGCGCCGACGTGTCGGACGATCGCGTCGCTGATCCGGGCGTGGGAAGTCGGAGAAGGGGTCCGCGGACCCGCGTGACCGCGGCCGGCCGGAGGGCGGGACGGCCGCCGCCGGTCGTCGAGCGACTACCGAATCAGCACCACTCTTCGAGGACGGTCGCGTCGGTCTCGTCGACCGAGACCCACGCGTTCTCCCGCGAGACGTCCGCGATCACCAGCTCCGGTCGCGACGCCGACGAGTCGATCGACGCCATCACGTCCGGGGAGTCGTCGGCGTCGAGCGTCGGATCCGTGGGCAGCGCCGTCCGACGGTGATCGGGGTCCGGGTCGTCCCAAGGAGTGGAACTCCGTGACATGATTGTGAATTGTTCACAGTAGGTATAAGGGTTCCGGACCGGAGCCGTCCGCCGTCGGTGGATCCCCGCATCGAGCAACGGAATCAACGGTTGAACCGGTCTTACGCCGTCGATCGGACGGGTATCAGCTGCGTTGCGCGTCGATCCGACGGACGGGTTGAATCGGTGTCGTGTGCGTCCCGCCT is drawn from Halorubrum sp. CBA1229 and contains these coding sequences:
- a CDS encoding ketopantoate reductase family protein, which codes for MEVLVYGAGALGSLIGGLLSRVHDVTLVGRDPHMRRIREDGLRIDGEIDARVHPRALTDGTHRAADLAVVTTKAYDTDAAARALATGEYDAVCSLQNGLTEERLVAALDPTVLAGTASYGALLAEPGRVTCTGVGEVVVGSLAGGPDPLAERVGAAFDEAGIETTVAADMPRRRYEKLAVNAGINGPSALARLSNGATLDGPGGEVAREAAREVARVARADGVDLGDDEAVAAVERVAADTADNRSSMHEDVAAGRRTEVDAIYGAVADRADRFGAAAPTCRTIASLIRAWEVGEGVRGPA